Proteins encoded together in one Coffea arabica cultivar ET-39 chromosome 2c, Coffea Arabica ET-39 HiFi, whole genome shotgun sequence window:
- the LOC113724821 gene encoding ribosome-binding factor PSRP1, chloroplastic-like, translating to MAAVSPTLQSPFRYPHVSRGTITPPASLTTSSSPMPPLLWSLSSSTCYSFLSSRFRTLDTIAFKIPPPPTSFPIRMSWDGPLSSVKLIIQGKNLELAPAVKSHVEEKLGKAVQKHSHLVREVDVRLSVRGGEFGKGPRIRRCEVTLFTKKHGVVRAEEDAETVYGSIDLVASIIQRKLRKIKEKDSDHGRHMKGFDRLKFRDVGGALPAAAVEEGLETVSEAQDKDEDIANEIVRTKYFDMPPLTVSEAIEQLENVDHDFYGFRNEETGEINIVYKRKAGGYGLIIPKGSGKAEKLEPLTVEPTREPSMAE from the exons ATGGCAGCGGTTTCCCCAACTTTGCAATCGCCTTTCCGCTATCCCCACGTCTCCCGCGGTACTATTACTCCTCCTGCCTCGCTTACCACCAGCTCTTCCCCTATGCCTCCACTTCTTTGGTCATTGTCTTCCAGCACCTGCTACAGCTTCTTAAGCTCAAGGTTCAGGACCCTTGACACTATCGCTTTCAAGATTCCCCCTCCTCCCACATCCTTCCCCATCCGGATGTCTTGGGATGGCCCTCTCTCCTCTGTCAAACTAATCATTCAGGGCAAAAACCTTGAG TTAGCTCCAGCAGTGAAGAGTCATGTGGAAGAGAAGTTGGGCAAGGCTGTGCAAAAGCACAGCCATCTGGTGAGGGAGGTGGATGTCAGGTTGTCTGTCCGAGGTGGAGAATTTGGAAAAGGCCCCAGAATCCGAAGATGTGAG GTAACCTTGTTTACTAAGAAGCATGGTGTCGTTCGGGCAGAGGAAGATGCAGAGACAGTGTATGGAAGCATAGATTTGGTGGCATCCATCATCCAGAGGAAATTGAGGAAGATCAAAGAGAAAGATTCAGATCACGGTCGTCACATGAAGGGTTTTGACAGACTCAAATTCCGAGATGTTGGCGGTGCACTACCAGCAGCAGCAGTTGAAGAGGGCTTAGAGACGGTTTCCGAGGCACAAGATAAAGATGAGGACATTGCCAATGAG ATTGTTCGTACAAAATACTTTGACATGCCACCTTTGACTGTAAGTGAAGCGATTGAGCAGCTGGAAAATGTGGATCATGACTTCTATGGTTTTCGGAATGAGGAAACTG GCGAGATCAACATTGTGTACAAAAGAAAAGCTGGAGGATATGGACTGATTATTCCTAAGGGGAGTGGTAAAGCAGAGAAATTGGAGCCGCTGACAGTTGAACCAACTAGAGAACCTTCCATGGCAGAGTAG